One segment of Triticum aestivum cultivar Chinese Spring chromosome 2A, IWGSC CS RefSeq v2.1, whole genome shotgun sequence DNA contains the following:
- the LOC123187565 gene encoding uncharacterized protein: MGPHGIEGKPIWSDRTPREQPTNPNRRVAFLLLLVPSHGGGGMAAGGDLTEDERKALRGSKFAPLPAPRPSSRPNPRMAHPGGPLTTNKAAALAKFLERKLQQPDGLDSLNPDLVNLAVKNAKETIKASKGEASTSGRVVRHVPSFEDSSEVSNQDDGAQRQEKKKKKKKRRKTKAAKDSKLHNTSKKKKKLSL; encoded by the exons ATGGGCCCACACGGCATAGAGGGAAAGCCGATCTGGTCCGATCGAACCCCAAGAGAGCAACCAACCAACCCGAACAGACGagtcgccttcctcctcctcctcgtcccatcgcacggcggcggcggcatggcggcgggCGGCGACCTGACCGAGGACGAGCGCAAAGCGCTGCGGGGGAGCAAGTTCGCGCCCCTCCCGGCGCCACGGCCGTCCTCCCGCCCCAACCCGAG GATGGCCCATCCTGGAGGACCACTAACTACAAATAAGGCTGCTGCTTTAGCGAAATTCCTCGAGAGAAAACTACAGCAACCTGATGGCTTGGACTCTCTAAATCCTGATCTTGTAAATTTGGCTGTGAAAAATGCAAAGGAAACCATTAAGGCAAGCAAGG GTGAGGCCTCAACTTCTGGGAGAGTAGTACGGCATGTTCCATCATTTGAGGATTCCTCTGAGGTTTCCAATCAAGATGACGGGGCGCAGAGacaggaaaagaagaaaaagaaaaagaaaaggagaaaaacaaaG GCCGCTAAAGATTCCAAGCTCCACAATAcatcaaagaagaaaaagaagttaTCGTTATGA